Proteins from a genomic interval of Chitinophagales bacterium:
- a CDS encoding discoidin domain-containing protein, giving the protein MKQFTIILATLFVFLFADNNVFAQNLAKGKTVRQSTTGYGGLASRAVDGNTNGNYNAGSVTHTERNDRNQWWEVDLGQVYDIGTIKIFNRTDCCMDRLKDIYILVSENPIMATDWQAHKISDYYAYHEDFKVGQANPIVHNKNARGRYVRIFRQAGAPLSLAEVEIYAGQKTEPTPTSIPSVNIIKGYNVNYVAYTGSESGSFEQSGGNKWIEYKKGSRNPHATFTETGRDEWSVYLRKSDGANIQLDLHTKKVSLNRSSLYQIVEAKFVLNGYSANYVAYTGSESGSFEQSGGNKWIEYKKGSRRAHATFTETGRDEWSIYLTKSDGARLQLDLHTKKITFNRNPLYTVAEAKFIINGYNVNYVEYGGREAGRFEQTGDKTWREMKSGRGGVHATFTETGRDEWSVYMTKSDGARIQLDLHTKKVSVNRSALYEIKQVFAKLN; this is encoded by the coding sequence ATGAAACAATTCACAATTATTTTAGCCACATTATTTGTTTTCTTATTCGCTGACAACAATGTTTTCGCTCAAAACCTTGCCAAAGGAAAGACAGTACGACAATCAACAACAGGATATGGTGGTTTGGCATCAAGAGCAGTGGACGGTAATACAAATGGAAATTACAATGCTGGTTCTGTTACACATACCGAAAGAAATGACCGAAACCAATGGTGGGAAGTAGATTTGGGTCAAGTATATGACATCGGTACTATTAAAATCTTCAACCGCACGGATTGTTGTATGGATAGATTGAAGGACATCTACATTTTGGTATCTGAAAACCCAATTATGGCAACCGATTGGCAAGCACACAAAATCAGTGATTATTATGCCTATCACGAAGACTTCAAAGTAGGTCAAGCCAATCCGATTGTTCACAACAAAAATGCTCGGGGTCGCTATGTACGTATTTTTAGACAAGCAGGTGCACCTCTATCTTTGGCAGAAGTAGAGATTTATGCTGGACAAAAAACTGAGCCTACCCCAACTTCCATTCCATCAGTCAACATAATAAAAGGGTACAATGTCAATTATGTCGCTTATACAGGTTCTGAATCGGGTAGTTTTGAACAAAGTGGTGGTAATAAGTGGATTGAATACAAAAAAGGTAGCCGCAATCCTCATGCTACTTTCACCGAAACAGGGCGAGATGAATGGTCTGTTTATTTGAGAAAAAGCGATGGTGCGAACATACAGTTGGACTTGCACACCAAAAAAGTGAGCCTTAATCGGAGTTCACTGTATCAAATTGTAGAAGCAAAATTTGTTCTAAATGGATATAGTGCCAACTATGTCGCTTATACAGGTTCTGAATCGGGTAGTTTTGAACAAAGTGGTGGCAATAAGTGGATTGAATACAAAAAAGGCAGCCGCAGAGCACATGCTACTTTCACTGAAACAGGACGGGATGAATGGTCGATTTATTTGACTAAAAGTGATGGGGCAAGACTTCAATTGGACTTACACACCAAAAAAATCACCTTCAATCGAAATCCTTTATACACCGTTGCAGAAGCCAAGTTCATTATCAATGGCTACAATGTGAATTATGTGGAATATGGCGGACGAGAAGCAGGTAGATTTGAACAAACGGGTGATAAAACATGGAGAGAAATGAAAAGCGGACGTGGTGGTGTACATGCTACGTTCACCGAAACAGGTCGAGATGAATGGTCGGTTTATATGACCAAGAGTGATGGCGCAAGAATACAGTTGGATTTACATACCAAAAAAGTAAGCGTCAACCGAAGTGCCTTGTATGAAATCAAACAAGTATTTGCAAAACTGAATTGA
- a CDS encoding FG-GAP-like repeat-containing protein has translation MMKQLLYFFCACLFVNVLEAQVPPAYFTDISEIAGFRNTGNNQGVSIGDYDNDGDDDIYVSVRGGVNKLFQNMGNERFMDVAKTAGVAVEESTLMSVWGDLDNDGYLDLFVGNYNQPNRLFHNMGDGTFEDISVTAGIGNINRLQAVTMGDIDRDGWLDIYVANLSEQNLMYKNKGNLTFSNVVSQSNTMDMLVAMGTIFFDYDNDGDLDLYLTHDANQASILYENDGTGKFTDVSVVSGTNVAIQGMGIDIADFDHNGFLDIYVTNLGPNVLLLNNGDKTFTNIAESANVDNAGMGWGVSCLDYDNDGWQDIYTVNNYNFAPYPNRLYHNNGDNTFEVVSYDSPLEAKKVSYGTACGDFDGDGFVDIALSNWGDVGLQLFRNEMIMGNWVKIKTTGTESNRSAIGSRIQIYHNGSMQMDEVMAGSSWTSQSSATLHFGLAEASMIDSLMIRWPNGLEEMYYNLDVNQSYHFTEAEGVVTTIEEKPTPIESIHLFPNPFSNASTIEVNLLQSATITLRLYDLKGQEIATLFEGDLQAGKHVFEVNKQTLKENGVYIFRLESGSEIVTRKVVKF, from the coding sequence ATGATGAAACAATTACTGTACTTTTTCTGTGCTTGTCTTTTTGTAAATGTTCTGGAAGCACAAGTTCCACCTGCTTATTTCACCGATATTTCTGAAATAGCTGGATTCCGCAATACGGGAAACAATCAAGGTGTTTCGATTGGAGATTATGATAATGATGGTGATGACGATATCTATGTATCGGTACGAGGCGGAGTGAACAAATTGTTTCAGAATATGGGAAACGAAAGATTCATGGATGTAGCCAAAACAGCAGGAGTAGCGGTTGAAGAGAGTACTTTGATGAGTGTTTGGGGGGATTTGGACAATGATGGATATTTGGATCTATTTGTCGGTAATTATAATCAACCCAATCGGCTGTTCCACAATATGGGAGATGGAACTTTTGAAGATATTAGTGTGACAGCAGGCATTGGAAATATCAATCGTTTGCAGGCAGTGACAATGGGTGACATAGACCGTGATGGCTGGCTCGATATTTATGTAGCCAATTTGTCTGAGCAAAATTTGATGTACAAAAACAAGGGCAATTTAACCTTCTCCAATGTGGTCAGTCAATCGAACACAATGGATATGCTGGTTGCGATGGGAACGATTTTCTTCGACTATGATAATGATGGCGACCTTGACCTCTACCTCACACACGATGCCAATCAAGCCTCTATTTTGTACGAAAATGATGGCACTGGTAAATTTACCGATGTCAGTGTGGTTTCGGGTACCAATGTAGCCATTCAGGGTATGGGTATTGATATTGCCGATTTTGACCACAATGGCTTTTTGGACATTTATGTTACCAATTTGGGGCCTAATGTACTTTTACTGAACAACGGCGACAAAACATTTACCAATATTGCCGAAAGTGCTAATGTCGACAATGCTGGAATGGGATGGGGAGTTTCTTGTTTGGACTATGACAATGATGGGTGGCAAGATATTTATACGGTGAACAACTATAATTTTGCGCCCTATCCAAATCGCTTGTACCACAACAATGGAGACAACACTTTTGAAGTAGTGAGTTATGACTCTCCATTGGAGGCGAAAAAAGTAAGTTATGGTACAGCCTGTGGCGACTTTGATGGTGATGGTTTTGTAGATATTGCGCTATCAAATTGGGGTGATGTGGGTTTGCAACTTTTTAGAAATGAAATGATTATGGGCAATTGGGTAAAAATCAAAACGACTGGCACAGAAAGTAACCGCTCTGCAATTGGTTCTCGCATACAGATTTACCACAATGGCAGTATGCAAATGGATGAAGTGATGGCGGGTAGCAGTTGGACTTCACAAAGCAGTGCTACTTTGCATTTTGGACTGGCAGAAGCTTCAATGATTGATTCTCTAATGATTCGTTGGCCAAATGGTTTGGAGGAAATGTACTACAATTTGGATGTGAATCAAAGCTATCACTTTACAGAAGCAGAAGGTGTTGTCACTACAATTGAAGAAAAACCGACTCCTATTGAATCCATTCACCTGTTCCCAAATCCTTTTAGCAATGCTTCAACCATTGAAGTGAATTTACTGCAATCGGCAACAATTACTTTGCGGCTGTATGATTTGAAGGGTCAGGAAATTGCAACTTTATTTGAAGGTGATTTGCAAGCAGGAAAACATGTTTTTGAAGTAAATAAACAAACATTAAAGGAAAACGGTGTCTATATTTTTCGCTTGGAAAGTGGGAGCGAAATAGTGACGAGAAAAGTGGTGAAATTTTAA
- a CDS encoding CHAT domain-containing protein — MNSKESLGIKHHTTAEIFKGLAEVFYLQKNYPKSFQHHQLALQSLFPNFNETDYYQNPTLQNCLSQPVLLEVLQSKAQTFLQYYTEETQTPKDLQAALSAYHLATELIAEMRQGYKAEGSKLVLAEKATTLFDGAIEAALLTAQTSSLPQNILEHLPNPLQKGNFSQFPISHLPFHYSEQSKAVLLLSGIKDTEAKATANIPEELLQQEYDLRIELTYLDKRIQQEELKNEQKDETQIREWQSQHFDYQQEYDQLIEQFEKDYPEYYELKYQLETATTQDLQSHLQTIHNPRINSWATNSNKIIQPSNNPTILSYHLTPKKIYLFHITATTYQIHELDRPDNLAQLIEDLQDAITLADIAEYIEAAGNLFDLLLLPALKEYPNNTNGKLTIIPHDLLATLPFDALIDRRQLQENEWQMVLEKRDFSALPYVIKNFDISYHYSATLLLNSIKRHAQTATQSPSFIGFAPVSFEGKTSGEGEQTELAIATNRGKTRVLRSNRAGQVAMDNLPSTENEVKDVFNLFEAQALDAKAFLYASANKQNLLENVQNHKYVLIATHGYVQDGNENLSGIYLASPKKSEEISKRTDTKESEIADNTYRRFSKTSLQTPEHINTTENYILHTSETYHLPLNADLVVLSSCSSGVGKIAKGEGMMAMNRGFLYAGASNIVFTHFDVPDESSGELVKTLFKYILEGESYASALRKAKLALIQQSLKTPEDWAGYALIGG; from the coding sequence TTGAATTCTAAGGAATCACTAGGCATTAAACACCATACTACGGCAGAAATATTCAAAGGTCTTGCTGAAGTTTTTTACCTCCAAAAAAACTATCCCAAATCCTTCCAACACCACCAACTCGCCCTTCAATCCCTATTCCCCAACTTCAATGAAACCGACTACTACCAAAATCCAACACTCCAAAACTGCCTTTCCCAACCCGTTCTATTAGAAGTTCTCCAATCCAAAGCCCAAACCTTCCTTCAATACTACACCGAAGAAACCCAAACCCCAAAAGACCTACAAGCCGCCCTATCCGCCTATCACCTAGCCACCGAACTCATTGCCGAAATGCGACAAGGCTACAAAGCCGAAGGCAGCAAATTGGTTTTAGCCGAAAAAGCCACAACCCTATTTGATGGAGCAATTGAAGCAGCTTTGCTAACTGCCCAAACATCCTCTTTGCCTCAAAACATTCTCGAACATCTCCCTAACCCGCTTCAAAAGGGGAATTTTTCCCAATTTCCCATTTCTCACCTCCCATTCCACTACTCCGAACAATCCAAAGCTGTACTTTTACTTTCAGGTATCAAAGACACCGAAGCCAAAGCCACCGCCAACATTCCAGAAGAACTCCTACAGCAAGAATACGACCTCCGCATCGAACTCACCTATCTCGACAAACGCATCCAACAGGAAGAACTCAAAAATGAGCAAAAAGACGAAACCCAAATCAGAGAATGGCAAAGCCAACACTTTGACTACCAACAAGAATATGACCAACTCATTGAACAATTTGAGAAAGACTATCCCGAATATTACGAACTCAAATACCAATTGGAGACTGCCACTACTCAAGACCTTCAAAGTCATCTTCAAACCATCCATAACCCACGAATTAATTCGTGGGCTACGAATAGCAATAAAATAATTCAACCATCTAACAATCCAACTATCCTCTCCTACCATCTCACCCCAAAAAAAATCTACCTCTTCCACATCACAGCCACTACCTACCAAATCCACGAACTCGACCGCCCTGACAACTTAGCCCAACTCATTGAAGATCTACAAGATGCCATCACCCTTGCCGACATAGCAGAATACATCGAAGCAGCAGGCAATTTATTTGACCTATTGCTGCTGCCCGCTTTGAAGGAATATCCAAACAACACCAACGGAAAACTGACCATTATTCCCCACGACCTACTCGCTACTTTGCCCTTCGATGCGCTGATAGACCGCCGACAATTGCAGGAAAATGAATGGCAAATGGTGCTGGAAAAAAGAGACTTTTCGGCACTGCCTTATGTCATCAAAAACTTCGACATCAGCTACCATTATTCCGCCACTTTACTCTTGAATAGCATCAAACGACACGCCCAAACTGCCACACAATCACCGAGTTTCATAGGCTTTGCGCCTGTGAGTTTTGAAGGAAAAACAAGTGGAGAAGGTGAGCAAACAGAGTTGGCGATTGCGACCAATCGAGGCAAAACGAGGGTTTTGCGCTCCAATCGGGCAGGACAAGTGGCAATGGACAATCTACCGAGTACCGAAAACGAAGTCAAAGATGTATTCAATCTCTTTGAAGCCCAAGCTCTGGATGCCAAAGCTTTTCTCTATGCTTCCGCCAACAAACAAAACTTGCTCGAAAATGTACAAAATCACAAGTATGTTTTGATTGCTACACATGGCTATGTGCAGGATGGAAATGAAAATTTATCGGGTATTTATTTGGCTTCGCCAAAGAAGTCAGAGGAGATAAGCAAGAGGACAGACACTAAGGAATCGGAAATCGCAGATAATACGTACAGACGTTTTAGTAAAACGTCTCTACAAACACCTGAACACATAAACACAACAGAAAACTACATTTTGCACACCTCCGAAACCTATCACCTTCCATTGAATGCCGATTTAGTCGTATTGAGCAGTTGCAGCAGTGGTGTAGGGAAAATAGCGAAGGGAGAAGGCATGATGGCGATGAATCGAGGTTTTTTATATGCAGGAGCTTCTAATATTGTTTTCACACATTTTGATGTTCCCGACGAATCGAGTGGAGAGTTGGTCAAGACTTTGTTCAAATACATCCTTGAAGGAGAAAGTTATGCGAGTGCTTTGCGGAAAGCGAAGTTGGCTTTGATTCAGCAAAGTTTGAAAACGCCTGAAGATTGGGCGGGGTATGCGTTGATTGGAGGGTGA